The Malus sylvestris chromosome 3, drMalSylv7.2, whole genome shotgun sequence genomic sequence CGGGTAAATTACAGCAAATAAAATGTGAGACTCTGCCATAAAACTTACTCCACAAGTCACTTGAAGAAAGCCACATATGTGATATTGTTCTGAAACTGAAAATGTATGGATGACTTGCaatatgaaagttgtaaagaGATTATATGATCATAGTTGACGAAATCTATATGTTCTTCAAAGACGGGGTTTTTGAAAGATGTTTTGCAATGTCGATATATGAAATGTCGTATGTTTGAGTCGTAAATCCAAACACTTCGATACAGATAGTGACAGAGCTTACATTGCCGATGATCTTGGCCCCAAACCATGCTGTATCTGCACCATATGGAGGGGGAATGACTGTGATTCCATCAGACAGATATGGAGGGAGAACTCCGTGTAATTCCTTCTCTAACCTTCCTgaatataaaaatatcaaaagaTAAAAGATAAGAGTTTGTTAGTAAGATTTCAAATTCATATtccattataaaaaaaaagacacgGAAAAGTTTCTCGTATTTGAATGATGCCTGCGAGTCCTGGTAAACATGCAGTGCCTCCTGACAAAACTACTGTCTTGAACCAAGCATTGTCTCCTGTTAGTTCTGCCGAATGGCAATGTTCCATACAAAGAGCAACAGCCTGATGCAAGCTCATGGTATCCCTATACAAAATATGATACTATTAagtttcaaataaaatttccccttGAAGTTCTAAGCTACTGGTGAAATCAGGACATAAAAGATTATCAACGATTTTAAACGACATGCTCGAGATCAGACACCAATCATAGGCGCTAATTTGATGCATACAACACAGAGTTGATACTTGCTTATGAAATGGGTGCTAGAGAATTTACTGGTTCTCAAAATGGGGAAAGGGAGATGAGGAGAGAAAAACATAGAGCAATAAATCTAAAACTTTCCAGTGGTACTTACAGTCCTGCAAGCTGTGGCTGGAATAAGATCTCTCCTGTTTGAAACCGCTCTTTTGAAACAGTAAAACATTCTTCTCCACCAGATACAAATGAAGCTTGTGTATTTTTAGATAGCTCAGCTTCATAATCCTCAGCAACGTAACATAGTTTCTGAATAAAGTCAACCAATGAgacatgaaattgaaaattcttTCTTCCATGATTTACCATACTAACGAATACACTTTGTTTCTAAGCTTCCACAATTCAATATTTCAACCAGTAAACCATGGGGCAAACTGAACTTCTTGCCCCATGGTGTTGAGCTCACTTGGTAACTTCCTATTTCTCATTCGACCAATAAACTTCCATATACGACTATGACATgagaagaaagaacaaaaacTAGAACTGGAAACCATCCCCTTATAAAGAATTGTGGCATGCTACTGGTTAATGTGCATTAACACTGATGGACAGTATTCTATACCGATAAAAATGGGTTTTTGTCACAAATGGttcttgaaattgacccacccCATCAAggtggtccctgaaattgaaaatcaatcaatgtagtccctgaaaatgagtgtcgcaaatcaatgtggtccttcTGTCACAATTCCGTTAAAAATTATGTTTTGTGCTGACGTGGCACTTAAATGGGTcccacaaatttaataaaataattttttgtgaattaaaaatatttaaatataaaaaataaaataaatatatttaaataataacaaaagaagaagatgattgaacactgttcatcatcttcttcccgtgagaataatttttttttaagtttttatgttttaaattctTGACATTTCTTGTTCTTAATTTCTTGAAATTTCCTCGTTTTTAGCTTGATTTAGTGTTTTTTCATCTTGGTTCTTGAAATTTTCTGAGATTATTGGTTCCGGAAGATTTTTGAGTTAGATATTTTGtgaagaaaatggagtttcgttGAAGAAAATGGGTTAGCTTTCTAGGTTCTTGAAAATTTCCTGAGATTCTTGAACTTTGTCCATGGGATTGTTCCGGTACCCGTTTCTATGACGGCGAAACTGGCTAGGAGGCCGTCCAAGGTTCGCCACACGAAGGTGGAGGAATAGGGTGGGAAAATCCAATGGTCACCATGTGTGCGGCCAGGATCTTTCAAATAACCCGGTAACCCGGCCACAATTCCGACGACGGCACTCCACCCAGAGAGTGGGAGGGGTGGTGTGGGATGGGGCCTGTAGTGGGAGGTTGGGatgggaagaagatgatgaacagtgTTCAATCATctcctttttcatattttttatgtttcaagtttttaattataaaaactaaaaattgttttttaatatttaaatatttttaattcacaaaataatattttaataaatttgtgGGACCCATTTAAgtgccacgtcagcacttaatataatttttaacgaaattgtgacggaatgaccacattgatttgcaacactCATTCTCAGGATCtccattgattgattttcatttTCAAGGACCACCTTGATGGGctgggtcaatttcagggaccatttgtgacaAAAATCCGATAAAAACTCAATGACCACAGCCTGCACCATGAAAGGATAACAGCTATACCTCTTTCACAGTCTGAACAGTGTACAGTGAGTCAAAATTGATATTGTTCCTGTGCAATAGCTCCCTAAGGAACCCTGTAAGCTTCAGTGCTCCCAATCCCATAACCTCCACACCCACCTTGCGCATTACTTTACCATTTAGAACTGTAAACACAATAGTACCGCTTTAAGTACAAAATTTCAAGAGTCCCAAGCAACAaaaagtgtaaaaaaaaaaaacagcatcaccacaaacaaagaaagaaaaatatttattggAACTGAAAAGTACTGTGGAAGATTCTTAACAAAAAATAGTGGaagaatttttgcaaagaataTCTAAAGgagtaaaagtaaaaaaagcCACACAATGCCAGATTGCCAGCTAAAAAATGAGATGTAAACCAACATTTGAGTAactgtgaagaaaaaaaatttacaacacAATTGTAAAGTGTGTTGTAAATGAGAAACTATGCACAGTCCCTACGAAAGCATCAAGTGTGACCACAAATCCTTTTTTCAGCAGTTAATAATTCTGAAATCATGAGGAAGATGGAACGTAGGATAGCTTACTTGGAACAATAGAAGTGACTTGGAAACCGATGTTTACAACAATCCCTGAAGTTTTTCTTGCTGCATACAAAGCTAAAGTTGCCTACAGTTTCAAAAGCAGACAATGAATACTGGACCGAGACTCAAACAAACCATTTATACACTGAGAGATGCAGTTCCAGATGAAGTGACAACTTTGCATGATTGCAACGCATTAGGTCCCTTCTTCCATATGGTTTATGGACAGCATATATATTATTATGGAGGGGAAGGAGAACAGTTTACCTGATTAATGGCACAGACAGCAGGGACATTCATGTCAAAAAGTACCCTGTACATAGCTTCTTTGAGCTGCCGTCTCGATGCTTTGGCAGATTCAGTATCTAGaacaaaaataaggaaaaaatagCACATTAGGAGGATGAAGACACTACCTTGTGAAGGATAACAAGACAAAGACAATTGATGTAACCAATCCAAGTTATAACTCTAGGGTAGCAACTCACCATCATAATGGCAAATAGGTATAGACAAAACCACGGGCTGCGAAGATGGTTTCACCTGCATCCTAAGAAGAAACACAATCACATATCAGCTATACCTGCTATCTAAGATTCAAAGGCATCGATGTAAACCTGTGTTCCACATGATAATGAAGGCAGTGCAGTTTCTtctttacttttaaaatgaaattttagcaGAAAAGTATCTTAAATGTGCTAACTTGTATTTAAGTCACTGAAATGCAGATTGAATAAAGAAATATATGTAATTAACTAAGAGAAAGAGGATTGCATCAAGAAGAACAGCCACAAGCTTCTTTAACTATGAAGTTGCTTGACTAATacatcaaaataatgaaaactaaaatgatAGAATAGCACACCTGCTATAAATAGTCACAAAAAAATGGTGGAGTCTAGAGTACATCGGCGACTCAACATTACCAAATTCCTGCAAGCATGGCAAGAAAAACCCAAAGTATGGAATTAAAAGTGAAAGATAGATTGAAACAATCTAACAATCATGTGGAATGGAAGTTATATGCAAAAGAACTTCTTGACTGTGAGTTCAAATAAACATCTCACCAAAAAAGTTGCTGACCGGCCCGATGGACATGCGTATTTGCTCCAGCCAAACTTGCAATAGCCAGAGCCCCCTTCCCAACAAATGTAAAGAGAAAATGAGGGAATAGTTTATGTCGAACTAGATAAAGTCCAAAGTTtgctaacaaaaacaaaatcataacCCTACGTATATCACTATGGATGGTAGATAATAGTGATACCAAAACATTGAATAGCTATTGTTTACAAGCTTCTTAACAAAATACCACAGAAATGAAGATATGCTATTAATATTTGGATTAACAAGTGAAAAATTATGTCAGCATTCTCAAACATAATAAATTGTTAATGTGTGTGGAGGTTAGAGACACTCACCGTCAATGATAGCAGAACCAGGAACTTGAACTCGTTGACTATAAATACCCATATAGGACAATTGGGGACTCTCGCCCGAGAATGTTCTACAATAAAAATTACATTTGAATTAGCTCGACCATAAAACTCAATGAACAAGCACTGAGCAGCATATACATTATTTCCGCATTAAAGTACAAATTCACTGGACAAGTCCATGGTTTCCTCACCAAAACAATGGTGTAACGTTTTCTCCAAGATACTAACACTCGACTATC encodes the following:
- the LOC126616734 gene encoding actin-related protein 8-like isoform X2, with protein sequence MGIYSQRVQVPGSAIIDGGSGYCKFGWSKYACPSGRSATFLEFGNVESPMYSRLHHFFVTIYSRMQVKPSSQPVVLSIPICHYDDTESAKASRRQLKEAMYRVLFDMNVPAVCAINQATLALYAARKTSGIVVNIGFQVTSIVPILNGKVMRKVGVEVMGLGALKLTGFLRELLHRNNINFDSLYTVQTVKEKLCYVAEDYEAELSKNTQASFVSGGEECFTVSKERFQTGEILFQPQLAGLDTMSLHQAVALCMEHCHSAELTGDNAWFKTVVLSGGTACLPGLAGRLEKELHGVLPPYLSDGITVIPPPYGADTAWFGAKIIGNLSTFPGPWCVTKKQFRYKSRIKLMW
- the LOC126616734 gene encoding actin-related protein 8-like isoform X1, with the translated sequence MTTLIRKAWELVSSRTFSSSESTSSSSSSSSPSATAGSGAFNRLPTDLMMKIVRLVGPKEAAKLSVVCRAWRCVVSENELWIFFLQKQEEETYWESFVFSETHLRFGYPLQTFSGESPQLSYMGIYSQRVQVPGSAIIDGGSGYCKFGWSKYACPSGRSATFLEFGNVESPMYSRLHHFFVTIYSRMQVKPSSQPVVLSIPICHYDDTESAKASRRQLKEAMYRVLFDMNVPAVCAINQATLALYAARKTSGIVVNIGFQVTSIVPILNGKVMRKVGVEVMGLGALKLTGFLRELLHRNNINFDSLYTVQTVKEKLCYVAEDYEAELSKNTQASFVSGGEECFTVSKERFQTGEILFQPQLAGLDTMSLHQAVALCMEHCHSAELTGDNAWFKTVVLSGGTACLPGLAGRLEKELHGVLPPYLSDGITVIPPPYGADTAWFGAKIIGNLSTFPGPWCVTKKQFRYKSRIKLMW